From Vicugna pacos chromosome 6, VicPac4, whole genome shotgun sequence, a single genomic window includes:
- the LBHD2 gene encoding LBH domain-containing protein 2, which translates to MSGPQPVMPEHSLAEEAGGPTGKAMMGAWEKGPRLGQRLPSVVVEPSELSAMESGELRWPPEGTQRGSIQRQAAAASSRSLPGAPGEAPGDAGRQWASPEDQTSCPQ; encoded by the exons ATGAGTGGCCCTCAGCCTGTCATGCCAGAGCACAGCCTAGCCGAGGAAGCTGGAGGCCCAACAGGAAAA GCTATGATGGGTGCCTGGGAGAAGGGCCCTCGGCTGGGCCAGCGGCTGCCTTCAGTCGTGGTAGAGCCCAGTGAGCTGAGTGCCATGGAGAGTGGGGAGCTGCGCTGGCCCCCGGAGGGCACCCAGAGGGGGTCCATCCAGAGGCAGGCTGCTGCTG CCTCTTCACGGAGCCTGCCAGGAGCACCGGGGGAGGCTCCGGGTGATGCCGGCCGCCAGTGGGCCAGCCCCGAGGACCAGACCTCTTGCCCCCAGTGA